From one Peredibacter starrii genomic stretch:
- a CDS encoding nuclear transport factor 2 family protein — translation MTISKERMIELAQGQLEAYNERNIEKFVAFYHPEVQVWRLGAESQKTCDNIKTFKEMYRERFEKNPELHCELRSRTVLNDSVLDEEWVTGVTGAQAPSHVVAIYGFRDDLIGYVWFTR, via the coding sequence ATGACTATCTCAAAAGAAAGAATGATTGAACTTGCTCAAGGACAACTTGAGGCCTACAACGAAAGAAACATTGAGAAATTTGTGGCTTTCTATCATCCGGAAGTCCAGGTTTGGCGCTTAGGAGCTGAATCACAAAAGACCTGCGATAATATCAAGACCTTCAAAGAAATGTATCGGGAGCGCTTTGAGAAGAATCCAGAGCTTCATTGTGAACTACGATCTCGAACAGTTTTGAATGATTCAGTATTAGATGAAGAATGGGTCACAGGAGTGACTGGGGCCCAGGCTCCCAGTCACGTCGTTGCAATTTATGGTTTTAGAGACGATCTGATTGGATACGTTTGGTTTACTCGTTAG
- a CDS encoding VF530 family protein codes for MNQKPKDPLHGKTLEMILKELVDFYGWEQMGNMITIRCFTHDPSIKSSLAFLRKTPWARTKVENLYLYMLEQL; via the coding sequence ATGAACCAAAAACCCAAAGACCCACTTCACGGAAAGACCCTGGAAATGATTCTCAAAGAATTAGTGGATTTCTATGGCTGGGAGCAAATGGGGAACATGATCACCATTCGTTGTTTTACTCATGACCCGAGCATCAAGTCGAGCCTTGCTTTCCTTCGTAAGACCCCTTGGGCCCGCACTAAGGTGGAGAATCTTTATCTCTACATGCTGGAACAGCTCTAG
- a CDS encoding IS3 family transposase, translating into MSKDPSLNRSYLCRLMSVSRSGFYSSRKSSEARQERDRMACKIIKHYHERSRKKAGIITLDLLMRRDGHVINHKKIARIKREYGFETKIRRRNPYRAIPLKSGEHVEIPNLLKRDFYPPLPDQVYSTDMTYLYYGNCDKAFLSATKDLATNEIVSYKLMKTPTVSAFACEFKELLSKIPIEKRTDLMIHSDQGFQYTNEEFRAVLRLAGVTQSMSRRGNCLDNAPIESFFGHFKDLLEIKKCRSYEEVEKVVSSTIKYYNEERPQKGLNKKPPAEYRGLLLSGFF; encoded by the coding sequence ATCTCCAAAGATCCATCGTTAAATCGCTCCTATCTTTGTCGTTTAATGTCTGTTAGTCGAAGTGGATTTTATTCCTCTCGAAAATCCTCAGAGGCCCGCCAAGAAAGAGATAGAATGGCATGTAAGATCATTAAGCATTATCACGAGAGAAGTAGGAAAAAAGCAGGTATCATCACGCTTGATTTACTCATGCGAAGAGATGGACATGTTATAAACCACAAAAAGATCGCCAGAATTAAACGAGAGTATGGATTTGAAACAAAAATCCGTCGTCGAAATCCTTATCGCGCAATCCCTTTGAAGTCTGGGGAGCATGTCGAAATACCAAACTTACTTAAAAGAGACTTCTATCCACCACTTCCAGATCAGGTGTATTCGACAGATATGACTTACTTGTATTATGGAAATTGTGACAAAGCTTTCTTGTCAGCGACCAAAGACCTTGCGACTAACGAGATCGTCTCTTACAAATTAATGAAAACACCAACAGTATCTGCATTTGCATGCGAGTTCAAAGAATTGCTGAGTAAGATTCCAATCGAGAAAAGAACTGATCTAATGATTCATTCAGATCAAGGCTTCCAATATACTAATGAAGAATTTAGAGCAGTTCTGAGGCTAGCAGGTGTAACTCAGTCGATGTCACGGAGAGGTAATTGCCTAGATAACGCACCAATTGAATCATTTTTTGGTCACTTCAAAGATCTCTTAGAGATTAAAAAATGTCGATCATATGAAGAGGTTGAAAAGGTGGTATCCAGTACCATCAAATATTATAATGAAGAAAGGCCCCAAAAGGGTTTAAATAAAAAGCCCCCGGCAGAATACCGAGGGCTATTATTAAGCGGTTTTTTTTAA
- a CDS encoding RNA recognition motif domain-containing protein, which produces MNTPNSTVYISNLSYKRDRNGIRSIFSKFGQIKNIKIVVEPTTSQSRGMAFVEMETVDEAKAAIAGLDQKNFDGRTVKAKWATPNKNAFVQRVPAHLDDVKIKAKPKAPEKDLEYVTRQLAKKARNDMKRKSNPFVFKTKTK; this is translated from the coding sequence ATGAACACACCTAACTCTACCGTCTATATCTCTAACCTAAGCTACAAGCGCGATCGTAACGGAATCCGTAGCATCTTCTCTAAATTCGGACAGATCAAAAATATTAAGATCGTGGTTGAACCAACGACAAGTCAGTCACGCGGAATGGCCTTCGTTGAAATGGAAACTGTGGATGAGGCGAAAGCGGCCATCGCAGGTCTAGATCAGAAGAATTTTGATGGAAGAACAGTTAAGGCAAAATGGGCAACACCAAATAAGAACGCATTTGTTCAAAGAGTACCTGCTCACCTTGATGACGTAAAAATCAAGGCAAAGCCTAAAGCTCCAGAGAAAGATCTTGAATACGTAACTCGTCAGCTTGCTAAGAAAGCTCGTAACGACATGAAGAGAAAATCGAATCCTTTTGTTTTCAAAACAAAGACAAAATAA
- the mnmA gene encoding tRNA 2-thiouridine(34) synthase MnmA: protein MSGGVDSSVSALIVKLQGYKVLGLFMKNWDETNPDGTCPADFDYQDVIKVCEKLDVPYYSVNFVQEYWDGVFSEFLNDYRKGHTPNPDILCNREIKFKVFYQRAKLLGADYLATGHYCQLENGELKKGADLNKDQTYFLYAVQKEVFKDVLFPIGHLPKPKVRELATMFDLATSAKKDSTGICFIGERNFKNFLSQYIESTKGNFIDIKNGKVVGQHDGTCFYTLGQRKGMGVGGPGEPWFVVAKNFEKNEVILAQGQDHPALYADGLTAVELNWLTNAPEGTFKCKAKVRYRQPEQPCTVTVENNSVKVVFDEPQRAMTPRQSIVFYQGEMCIGGGIINEISPNYHELGQGLPEFLSVKV, encoded by the coding sequence ATGTCCGGCGGCGTGGATTCTTCTGTGTCGGCCTTGATTGTGAAACTTCAGGGCTACAAAGTTCTGGGTCTTTTCATGAAGAACTGGGATGAAACAAATCCAGATGGCACATGTCCGGCCGATTTCGATTATCAGGACGTGATCAAGGTTTGTGAGAAACTTGATGTTCCATATTACTCAGTAAATTTCGTACAAGAGTATTGGGACGGAGTTTTCTCTGAGTTCTTGAATGATTACCGTAAAGGTCATACACCGAACCCGGACATCCTTTGTAACCGTGAAATTAAATTCAAAGTGTTCTACCAGAGGGCAAAACTTCTGGGCGCTGATTACCTGGCCACGGGTCACTACTGTCAGCTTGAGAATGGAGAGTTAAAGAAGGGCGCTGATCTGAATAAAGATCAGACTTACTTCCTCTATGCGGTTCAGAAAGAAGTTTTTAAAGATGTGCTTTTCCCGATTGGGCATCTTCCAAAACCAAAAGTACGTGAATTAGCAACAATGTTTGATCTGGCGACTTCGGCGAAGAAAGATTCAACCGGTATTTGTTTTATCGGTGAGAGAAACTTCAAGAATTTCCTCTCTCAATACATTGAGAGCACGAAAGGAAATTTCATTGATATTAAGAATGGAAAAGTGGTCGGTCAGCACGACGGCACTTGTTTCTATACTCTGGGCCAGCGTAAGGGCATGGGAGTAGGCGGACCAGGCGAGCCATGGTTCGTGGTTGCGAAGAACTTTGAGAAGAACGAAGTGATTCTTGCTCAAGGACAAGACCATCCAGCGCTTTATGCTGACGGCCTGACTGCAGTAGAGCTTAATTGGCTCACAAATGCTCCTGAAGGCACTTTTAAGTGTAAGGCGAAGGTTCGTTACCGTCAGCCGGAACAGCCTTGTACAGTTACTGTAGAGAATAATAGCGTGAAGGTTGTATTTGATGAGCCTCAACGGGCCATGACTCCAAGACAGTCAATTGTCTTCTATCAGGGAGAAATGTGTATCGGCGGGGGAATTATTAATGAAATCAGCCCGAACTATCACGAACTGGGTCAAGGACTACCAGAGTTCCTTTCGGTTAAGGTCTAG
- a CDS encoding carboxylesterase family protein — MKTLFLFSFLISLSTFAAPAPLVQSEGTTFIGLNGPNDTEAYFGIPYAQAPVGNLRWKAPKKIRLGQRVVAQRMGPVCAQLWNMFSNVSPDYEGQAVGSEDCLYLNVWKPRQNANYKRPVFFWIHGGSNTKGTANDPNYDGAWFAQHNDAIFVSVNYRLGLFASFIHPSLETGNKLDSAGNHVTLDLIMALNWVKNNIENFGGDPDNVVIAGQSAGCMNVWGLLQSPLAKNLFNGAICSAGLPNAYPKLVIEERSDNLLHDLLIADKIAKDADEAKEWVRKQGPQTVRKYLLSKSAAELLAIPRFIVPTQHVSDGTVLPFDGLASVMTGRYNRVPMILGSTIDEATYLVGATMFKPTEGDLFRMLNSGRSYPRSAIIKDEYLSTFDGITRSSSIGLSNSLESISQSLRPFNWNIYKYEFTWKETPEPWKSVFGAFHGLDAIFYLGNFVEDRPQFARFAWRPSNKESREALREHMSQYFKSFLHHGNPNEGHNGKEWRSFSGSGHTFKF, encoded by the coding sequence ATGAAAACTCTATTTTTATTTTCATTTCTAATCTCTCTGTCTACTTTTGCAGCTCCGGCTCCACTTGTTCAATCTGAAGGCACGACCTTCATTGGACTCAATGGTCCGAATGATACTGAGGCCTATTTTGGAATTCCATATGCTCAGGCCCCTGTGGGAAATCTTCGCTGGAAGGCCCCAAAAAAAATCAGATTAGGTCAAAGAGTTGTGGCGCAAAGGATGGGGCCGGTCTGTGCACAGCTTTGGAACATGTTCTCAAACGTAAGTCCAGATTATGAAGGGCAGGCAGTTGGTTCAGAAGACTGTCTTTATTTAAACGTATGGAAGCCTCGTCAAAATGCCAATTATAAGCGCCCAGTGTTTTTCTGGATTCATGGTGGATCAAACACTAAGGGCACGGCCAACGATCCCAATTATGATGGTGCTTGGTTTGCTCAACATAATGATGCCATTTTCGTAAGCGTTAACTATCGTTTGGGTCTATTTGCTTCTTTCATTCATCCTTCACTTGAGACCGGCAACAAACTAGATAGCGCCGGAAACCATGTAACTCTTGATCTCATCATGGCCCTTAATTGGGTGAAGAATAATATTGAAAATTTCGGTGGTGATCCGGATAACGTTGTGATCGCCGGTCAATCTGCCGGATGTATGAATGTATGGGGTCTACTTCAAAGCCCGCTCGCAAAGAATTTGTTCAATGGGGCCATTTGTTCGGCCGGTTTACCGAATGCTTATCCAAAACTCGTGATTGAAGAGCGTTCGGATAATCTTCTCCATGATCTTTTAATTGCAGATAAAATTGCCAAAGATGCGGATGAGGCGAAGGAATGGGTTCGTAAGCAAGGGCCACAGACGGTCAGAAAGTATCTTCTTTCAAAATCGGCCGCGGAGTTGCTCGCGATTCCTCGTTTTATTGTGCCCACTCAACATGTTTCAGATGGAACGGTTCTTCCCTTCGATGGTTTAGCATCGGTCATGACTGGAAGATATAATCGCGTTCCAATGATTCTTGGTTCTACTATTGATGAGGCCACTTATTTAGTTGGAGCGACGATGTTTAAACCAACTGAGGGTGACCTGTTCCGTATGCTGAATAGTGGTCGCAGCTATCCGCGAAGTGCTATCATCAAAGACGAGTACCTCTCTACCTTCGATGGCATCACTCGCAGTAGCAGCATTGGACTTTCAAACTCTCTTGAAAGTATTTCCCAGTCCCTTCGTCCCTTTAACTGGAACATCTATAAATATGAATTTACCTGGAAAGAAACTCCTGAGCCTTGGAAGAGCGTCTTTGGAGCTTTCCATGGACTTGATGCGATTTTCTACTTAGGAAACTTTGTTGAGGACCGTCCACAGTTTGCTAGATTTGCCTGGAGGCCTTCTAATAAAGAAAGTCGTGAAGCACTTCGTGAACACATGTCGCAGTATTTTAAATCATTCCTGCATCATGGGAATCCGAATGAAGGCCATAATGGAAAAGAGTGGCGAAGTTTTTCTGGATCAGGGCATACGTTTAAGTTCTAA
- a CDS encoding S8 family peptidase: protein MFTSLKAILVALCCSSILMSSAIAQSNIDPQNARLKNLISWHKNLPTGQGVRVAIIDSGLVQDFPGNILSGWNFIDSSNDVADTEGHGTGSASVVINLARDVEIIPLKVTQDGVSNDNILISAVVYAIKSGAEIINLSISFETKHFLEVKKNVTDEEFARTLFVIAAGNRKQFIPEKLGNNALIVGATPLNLPIELAIYSDWGPGVEIAAPAGGVDDGITVYKTIRPLTYRLYNGTSAATPVVSAAAAILKEKYPRLSGKEIKEILLSTAKSKSSLGNRVKNNKFLSLD, encoded by the coding sequence ATGTTCACAAGTCTAAAAGCTATTTTAGTAGCCCTGTGTTGCTCATCCATATTGATGAGCAGTGCAATTGCACAGTCCAATATCGACCCTCAAAACGCACGCTTAAAAAACCTCATTAGTTGGCATAAAAATCTTCCCACAGGCCAAGGTGTGCGAGTTGCAATCATTGATTCAGGTCTCGTTCAGGATTTTCCTGGCAACATCCTTTCTGGCTGGAACTTTATTGATTCTAGTAATGATGTGGCCGATACAGAGGGGCATGGAACAGGATCGGCCAGCGTTGTCATAAATCTTGCTCGCGATGTAGAGATCATTCCCTTAAAAGTCACACAGGATGGAGTTTCGAACGACAATATTCTAATTTCGGCAGTTGTCTACGCTATCAAGAGTGGCGCCGAAATTATCAATCTCTCTATAAGCTTCGAAACAAAGCACTTTTTAGAAGTTAAAAAGAATGTCACCGACGAAGAGTTTGCTCGCACTTTATTTGTGATCGCTGCTGGGAATAGAAAACAATTCATCCCAGAAAAGTTAGGAAACAATGCACTCATAGTAGGAGCGACTCCATTAAATCTCCCTATCGAATTAGCAATCTATTCGGACTGGGGACCAGGAGTGGAAATTGCGGCCCCTGCCGGAGGAGTTGATGATGGGATAACTGTCTATAAGACCATCAGGCCACTTACCTATCGCCTTTATAATGGGACATCAGCGGCAACACCCGTTGTGTCTGCAGCAGCTGCCATTCTCAAAGAAAAATATCCGCGCTTAAGCGGCAAAGAAATAAAAGAGATTCTTTTGAGCACTGCAAAATCTAAGTCTAGTTTAGGTAATAGAGTTAAAAATAATAAGTTCCTAAGCCTAGATTAA
- a CDS encoding S8 family serine peptidase — MRLLILSLSLLITGVSFGGSYDSSEIVKKNPGIAKRLDFLKKIELKNEVTMAIIGDYIHTDTFSHIIKINEKEQDGNFLDDDNNGYEDDYYGMNFNNRNGRLYTPVATGHENGITSLVEAFITDNQLSKIKIIPINVTTDTRTFDELYMKKVSDAIDYARLRGAQVISMSIGVDAESNSFFKFIDNNRQKSLAYYQAAVKRAQDKGILMVGSASNDPARDLVKEPVAPANSTGVISVGNVNFDAKIQSAYGANIDLAWYGTGLYAWYGGKDGYRTVKGSSYSTPLVALTLAVAKSLKPELSFNDVGLFRTSCEKTITGSKNIKSKCVFSPEKLIQKLN; from the coding sequence ATGCGTTTACTGATCCTTTCTTTGTCCCTACTCATTACAGGTGTGTCCTTCGGGGGTTCATACGACTCTTCCGAAATCGTGAAGAAAAATCCAGGAATCGCAAAGCGCTTAGACTTCTTAAAAAAGATCGAACTAAAAAATGAAGTCACTATGGCCATCATTGGTGACTACATCCATACCGATACTTTCTCTCACATCATTAAGATCAACGAGAAAGAGCAGGACGGAAACTTCCTAGATGATGATAACAATGGTTATGAGGATGATTATTACGGGATGAATTTCAATAACCGTAACGGTCGCCTCTATACTCCCGTGGCCACAGGTCATGAGAATGGCATTACTTCCTTGGTTGAGGCCTTCATCACGGATAATCAACTCTCAAAAATTAAAATCATTCCTATTAATGTAACCACAGACACACGCACATTTGATGAGCTTTATATGAAGAAAGTGTCGGACGCGATTGATTACGCTCGCCTGCGCGGAGCTCAGGTCATTTCCATGTCAATTGGAGTGGATGCTGAATCGAATTCCTTTTTCAAATTCATCGATAACAATCGCCAGAAGTCTCTTGCGTACTATCAGGCGGCAGTAAAACGCGCTCAAGACAAGGGCATTCTCATGGTGGGCTCAGCTTCCAATGATCCGGCACGAGATCTCGTGAAAGAACCGGTAGCACCGGCCAATTCAACGGGAGTAATCTCAGTTGGGAACGTAAACTTCGATGCCAAAATCCAGAGTGCCTATGGGGCAAACATAGATCTAGCTTGGTATGGAACTGGATTGTATGCGTGGTATGGCGGAAAAGATGGTTACCGAACTGTAAAGGGATCTTCTTATTCAACTCCGCTGGTGGCCTTAACTTTAGCGGTTGCGAAATCTTTAAAACCAGAACTAAGCTTCAATGATGTGGGTCTTTTTAGAACTTCTTGTGAGAAGACCATCACTGGAAGTAAGAACATTAAATCCAAGTGTGTCTTCTCACCAGAGAAGCTTATTCAAAAACTAAATTAG
- a CDS encoding bestrophin-like domain, whose translation MWGKRVRESSPLETFKVSEIITTSSFAMLSLILGFTYSMAVSRFELRRKLVIDEANAISSTYLRGKIIHVDAAKYKQLYRRYLDLRIESYDSYDNPERMAEIKKETGLIQKEIFTDFEVITLKNRGALESAYLYAMTDMFDSEFERSIALDVNLPPSIYMIILMIAIVTIGMLNYDRGYSQKESHWAMTLFIIVFAVIVCFIHDLDHPHTGAVQISQEALLMLRNSWVVQ comes from the coding sequence ATGTGGGGCAAAAGAGTCAGAGAATCTTCTCCGCTTGAAACATTTAAGGTCTCTGAAATTATCACCACCAGTTCCTTTGCGATGCTGAGTCTCATTTTGGGTTTCACTTATTCAATGGCCGTGAGTCGATTTGAACTTCGAAGAAAGCTCGTCATAGATGAAGCAAATGCCATCAGCTCAACTTATCTTCGAGGAAAAATTATTCACGTTGATGCGGCCAAATATAAGCAACTTTATAGGCGCTACCTGGATCTTCGAATCGAGTCCTATGACAGCTATGACAATCCTGAAAGGATGGCGGAGATAAAAAAAGAAACTGGGCTTATTCAAAAAGAGATTTTCACCGACTTTGAGGTAATTACCTTAAAAAATAGAGGGGCCCTCGAGAGTGCTTATCTCTACGCCATGACTGACATGTTTGACAGTGAGTTTGAGCGCTCTATTGCTTTGGACGTGAACCTGCCGCCCTCCATCTATATGATCATTCTCATGATAGCGATTGTGACTATCGGCATGCTCAATTATGACCGAGGTTACAGTCAGAAAGAGAGTCATTGGGCCATGACTTTATTCATTATTGTCTTTGCTGTTATTGTCTGCTTCATTCACGATCTTGATCATCCTCATACCGGCGCCGTTCAAATCAGTCAGGAAGCTCTTCTCATGCTTCGAAATTCATGGGTCGTTCAGTGA
- a CDS encoding M28 family metallopeptidase, protein MFRKLIIPAIFSLSCSVFAGRAPSTYFQLKSDLGQVSNKNLVEWVNTFVKVSAPSRMVGMQGHEKARNFLLETIEKLDPKKSGKLSMNSLSPEVETVKKFYQKDFDEKVEGKIPKGTPDYMKWQKFTGYMQNLADSQKNNQVENIVWEKPGINTHRVLVVTAHYDTISHDPKTLLVKTNEAMPGANYNASGVAVALGLIKTMAQFDLNYSVQVVFLDWQGIGFHGSELYARELKKAGKEVLGVVNLEMLGQDSSFFDKTKKTGNMSIYLRDNADEARWVSKLLEHGKKITTKVTFEAKPNGFENSDNFRFWEQGFMSATFSQNWEDDFNPKFYQTAQDTPETLNHETLWHAYQYVGGAVIGTLLDLTK, encoded by the coding sequence GTGTTCCGAAAGTTGATTATTCCCGCGATTTTTAGTTTATCGTGCTCAGTATTTGCCGGTCGTGCGCCGTCTACATATTTCCAGCTTAAGAGTGATCTTGGACAGGTCTCGAATAAGAATCTGGTTGAATGGGTGAATACCTTTGTAAAGGTCTCTGCTCCTTCAAGAATGGTAGGAATGCAGGGCCATGAAAAGGCACGTAACTTTCTCTTGGAGACCATTGAAAAACTGGATCCAAAAAAGTCCGGAAAACTTTCGATGAACTCTCTTTCTCCCGAAGTTGAAACGGTTAAAAAGTTTTATCAAAAAGATTTTGATGAAAAGGTCGAAGGGAAAATTCCTAAAGGAACTCCTGACTATATGAAGTGGCAGAAGTTCACAGGTTATATGCAGAATCTTGCCGACTCACAGAAAAACAATCAGGTAGAAAATATTGTATGGGAGAAACCAGGGATCAACACGCACCGAGTGTTGGTAGTGACTGCTCACTACGATACCATTTCTCACGATCCTAAAACACTTCTGGTAAAAACCAATGAGGCGATGCCTGGTGCAAACTATAATGCTTCAGGTGTAGCAGTTGCTCTTGGTCTTATTAAAACCATGGCGCAATTTGATCTGAATTATTCCGTTCAGGTTGTTTTCTTAGACTGGCAGGGAATTGGTTTTCATGGCTCTGAACTCTATGCTCGTGAACTGAAGAAAGCTGGTAAAGAAGTTTTGGGTGTGGTGAATCTCGAGATGCTGGGCCAGGATTCGAGCTTCTTTGATAAAACAAAAAAGACCGGCAACATGTCTATCTACCTTCGTGACAACGCCGATGAGGCCCGTTGGGTTTCTAAGCTTCTTGAGCACGGAAAGAAAATTACGACCAAGGTCACTTTCGAGGCCAAACCAAATGGGTTTGAAAATTCGGACAATTTCCGCTTCTGGGAACAGGGCTTTATGTCCGCTACTTTCTCTCAGAATTGGGAGGACGACTTCAATCCAAAGTTCTACCAAACGGCCCAGGATACCCCGGAAACGCTTAATCACGAGACTCTCTGGCACGCTTATCAATATGTTGGGGGCGCGGTCATCGGGACTCTTCTGGATTTGACCAAGTAA
- a CDS encoding adenine nucleotide alpha hydrolase family protein gives MDMKKKLEEAYIPDQKARKEKVIIGLSGGIDSYVTAYLLKIQKYDLMAVTIINDWEDWKGDSSQILSCHINPKKLDAIKEFCQKLNIPLQVIKAAGEFKDEIIDEWMGHKLTGTLARPCWNCHELRMRILHQKMKEANVKHLATGHFAKLFHQEATGKVFVHTSNDEENDQSALLSRLPQDILKSLILPLSDLSQKEVLKLAENFGVVDSPKELKMHQCLSWKEEMTPIFAAQIPERFRKEGELVTADGSSTIGNHMGVFHHTFGESFEFRNLGKTTKGFIGEYSGANQLIKIEEESYFMHNKILLTNCEFSTESSWVEPQKGFLVVSPEKVYECWVHPKTLSSAFIELTNPEFLIEGDLLSVIKKKGKNSKVFLTGKVQYVPRDPEVVEGEESVPKVDYSRDF, from the coding sequence ATGGACATGAAAAAGAAGCTGGAAGAGGCCTACATACCAGATCAAAAGGCTCGGAAAGAAAAGGTTATCATTGGTTTATCCGGTGGGATCGATTCCTATGTGACGGCCTATCTTTTGAAGATTCAGAAGTATGATCTCATGGCCGTGACCATCATCAATGACTGGGAAGACTGGAAAGGGGATTCATCTCAAATTCTGTCCTGTCATATTAATCCAAAAAAACTGGATGCCATAAAAGAGTTCTGTCAAAAGTTGAATATTCCATTACAGGTGATCAAGGCGGCCGGCGAATTTAAAGACGAAATTATCGATGAGTGGATGGGCCATAAATTGACCGGCACTCTCGCACGACCTTGCTGGAATTGCCATGAACTCAGAATGCGCATTCTTCATCAGAAGATGAAAGAAGCGAACGTAAAACATCTGGCGACGGGACATTTCGCAAAACTCTTTCATCAGGAGGCCACTGGTAAAGTGTTTGTTCATACCTCTAATGATGAAGAGAATGATCAATCAGCTCTTTTGTCTCGCCTGCCACAGGACATTTTAAAAAGTTTAATTCTTCCTCTCTCCGATCTTTCTCAAAAAGAAGTTTTGAAACTGGCAGAAAACTTCGGTGTGGTTGATTCACCGAAAGAACTTAAGATGCATCAGTGCTTAAGTTGGAAAGAAGAGATGACTCCGATCTTTGCTGCGCAAATTCCGGAACGCTTCAGAAAAGAAGGCGAATTAGTCACCGCAGATGGAAGCAGCACCATTGGAAATCATATGGGTGTTTTTCATCATACATTTGGCGAAAGTTTTGAATTTAGAAATCTTGGTAAAACCACAAAAGGTTTTATTGGAGAATATTCTGGTGCGAATCAATTGATCAAAATCGAAGAAGAAAGTTATTTTATGCATAATAAAATTCTTCTTACGAACTGCGAGTTTTCAACTGAAAGCTCTTGGGTGGAACCGCAAAAAGGTTTTTTGGTCGTTTCACCTGAAAAAGTCTACGAGTGCTGGGTCCATCCCAAAACTTTGTCATCTGCTTTTATAGAATTAACCAATCCGGAATTTTTAATTGAAGGTGATCTCCTGAGTGTGATCAAGAAAAAGGGCAAAAATTCCAAAGTTTTTCTCACGGGCAAGGTTCAGTATGTGCCTCGTGATCCAGAAGTAGTAGAAGGAGAAGAAAGTGTTCCGAAAGTTGATTATTCCCGCGATTTTTAG